A genomic stretch from Psilocybe cubensis strain MGC-MH-2018 chromosome 1, whole genome shotgun sequence includes:
- a CDS encoding hypothetical protein (Uncharacterized protein C14C4.10c) translates to MAKGMSAAEPSTVPLLARALNRIRSTPPRVIASPPTQPRRAAVALIIRVVPSPLAPAPHNTDKPASLSDFFDADWVNHPAARPEILFLHRDEAAPATDASLWQAKLRHNTTEAHVAFPGGRTEPDDEGGLYTAMRQTWEEIGIDLAEPCYSYIGQLDDREITTSLGKRLLMILSPFVFLQLTPHAPPPDPVPSTSLHWTPLASLVSIHSPPKWSSVTVDAASRLAPKHSTILRFLVRVFIGSMQFPAIIIQPSTDNSSLPSDKEKAALQSSPSAKHKQLKLWGLSLGMTLDLMSYMILTPSTSNASNGSRPNPNPTSPLSSVMQLPYQPVAEDFRMEYIAPSLASVFPRFSYPDVNFWIWVFGKRYREVVRGWEASVRDGGTNDRRVNWSGSALNTFYAAIRKALVVVIVARALGVLFGVSFALWWIFS, encoded by the exons ATGGCCAAAGGTATGTCTGCTGCAGAACCCTCGACTGTCCCTCTGCTCGCACGCGCACTCAACCGCATCCGCTCTACCCCGCCCAGAGTCATTGCCTCCCCTCCTACTC AACCACGCCGCGCTGCCGTCGCCCTCATCATCCGCGTCGTCCCTTCGCCCCTCGCTCCAGCGCCCCACAACACAGACAAGCCAGCCTCCCTCTCCGACTTTTTCGATGCAGACTGGGTAAACCACCCCGCTGCCCGTCCAGAGATCCTCTTTCTCCACCGCGACGAGGCTGCTCCAGCAACAGACGCCTCTCTCTGGCAGGCAAAGCTTCGCCACAACACTACAGAGGCCCATGTCGCCTTCCCCGGAGGAAGGACTGAACCAGACGACGAGGGAGGTCTCTACACCG CCATGAGACAAACTTGGGAGGAAATCGGCATCGACCTCGCCGAGCCATGCTACTCGTACATTGGCCAGCTAGACGACCGCGAAATAACAACCTCCCTCGGAAAGCGCCTACTCATGATTCTCTCTCCCTTCGTCTTTCTCCAGCTCACTCCACACGCGCCTCCGCCAGACCCTGTTCCTTCCACCTCTCTCCACTGGACTCCCCTCGCCTCTCTCGTCTCCATCCATTCCCCTCCAAAATGGAGCTCTGTCACCGTCGACGCTGCCTCTCGCCTCGCCCCTAAGCATTCCACCATCCTCCGTTTCCTCGTTCGCGTCTTTATTGGCAGCATGCAGTTCCCCGCAATCATCATTCAGCCCTCTACAGACAACTCCTCTCTACCCTCTGACAAAGAAAAGGCTGCCCTCCAatcctctccctctgcaAAACACAAACAGCTCAAGCTGTGGGGTCTCTCCCTCGGCATGACCCTCGATCTCATGTCCTACATGATTCTCACCCCCTCCACATCCAACGCCTCCAACGGCTCCCGCCCCAATCCCAACCCGACCTCACCCCTCTCTTCCGTTATGCAGCTTCCGTACCAGCCCGTCGCCGAGGACTTTAGAATGGAATACATCGCGCCCAGCCTCGCCAGCGTCTTCCCCCGGTTCTCATACCcggatgtcaatttctggATCTG gGTGTTCGGCAAGCGATATCGAGAAGTTGTAAGGGGCTGGGAAGCCAGCGTACGCGATGGCGGTACAAACGATCGCAG AGTCAACTGGTCGGGATCGGCGCTTAATACGTTTTACGCTGCGATTCGCAAGGCTCTTGTCGTCGTCATTGTCGCGCGGGCTTTAGGCGTGCTATTTGGCGTATCGTTCGCGCTCTGGTGGATATTCAgctga
- a CDS encoding Mitochondrial fusion and transport protein ugo1, producing the protein MNPPSSLRDLYIDPSQAWAFVPPTTPAVANSSSSAAPLPPADTAKVHSFQWSTRPSHNSIFDLSPSLDLSEPSGINVAQLFKAFLASAVLQYTSTAIVMPWEVGKLLLQVQWVPRDAGDPEPIPLEMGEDDNDDALSDDSTENDSYFADPHAAPSNRPPAPRARVDEQGYVIRRSVLEEGTRPEYIIPVGSADGVWGMMKRVGRFRAEGWLALWKGLLTSCVTEVVSDSLQPMIHGFLQSLFFPSLSAFHQPPIVIPVVSHLITGFILSPLDLIRTRLIVQSFTARYRKYTGPLDAFRQILRDEGGLYGMYFHPHLLIPTLIDNALRPMVSVALPGMLLSYFGWGHITEDTHPIGWGMAELGGSCVGLLATLPVETIRRRLQVQVRGSAEAVKGCVELRPAAYNGVVDAFWHILTEERSDLPIRQNVRRRRPSVKGKEREEAEEREAADEYESWFRNTGLGQLYRGLGMRLSASAVVFVLALVGGRDEADSGWAEI; encoded by the exons ATGAACCCTCCAAGTTCCCTTCGAGACCTGTATATTGACCCCTCGCAGGCGTGGGCATTTGTCCCCCCAACCACACCAGCGGTCGCAAACAGCTCAAGCTCCGCTGCGCCCCTGCCCCCTGCCGACACCGCGAAAGTGCACTCATTTCAATGGTCTACACGCCCTTCTCACAACTCGATATTCGatctctctccttctctgGATCTGTCTGAACCGTCTGGGATCAATGTCGCCCAGCTCTTCAAGGCGTTTCTCGCCTCGGCGGTGCTGCAGTACACCAGCACGGCCATCGTGATGCCATGGGAGGTGGgcaagctgctgctgcaggTGCAGTGGGTGCCCCGAGACGCAGGAGATCCAGAACCTATACCGCTAGAAATGGGTgaagacgacaacgacgatgcG TTGAGCGACGATTCAACAGAAAACGACTCTTATTTTGCTGATCCTCACGCAGCACCGTCAAATCGACCGCCTGCGCCAAGAGCACGGGTGGACGAACAGGGTTACGTCATACGACGGTCTGTTTTGGAGGAAGGGACACGGCCAGAGTATATCATACCTGTAGGGAGCGCGGATGGAGTGTGGGGGATGATGAAACGTGTAGGACGATTCCGTGCAGAGGGCTGGCTTGCGCTATGGAAAG GGCTTCTGACTTCATGTGTGACGGAGGTGGTGTCTGACAGCCTGCAGCCGATGATTCATGGATTCCTGCAGTCGCTATTCTTTCCCTCACTGAGCGCATTCCACCAGCCACCGATCGTGATCCCAGTGGTGTCGCATCTGATCACCGGATTTATTCTGTCACCTCTTGATCTGATTCGAACGCGATTGATCGTGCAGTCGTTTACGGCTCGCTACCGAAAGTACACAGGACCGCTGGATGCATTCCGACAAATACTGCGGGATGAGGGAGGACTGTACGGGATGTATTTCCACCCACACCTTTTGATTCCAACACTGATCGACAACGCGCTGCGGCCGATGGTGTCTGTTGCGCTGCCGGGGATGCTGCTGTCGTACTTTGGATGGGGACACATCACAGAAGACACGCACCCAATTGGCTGGGGTATGGCAGAGCTGGGAGGGAGCTGCGTAGGGCTGCTGGCGACGCTGCCTGTGGAGACGATCCGGCGGCGgctgcaggtgcaggtgcgggGGTCGGCAGAGGCGGTGAAGGGATGTGTTGAGCTGCGGCCAGCGGCATACAATGGGGTGGTGGACGCGTTCTGGCACATTCTGACGGAGGAGCGGTCAGACCTGCCCATCCGACAGAAcgtgcggcggcggcgaccGTCTGTGAAAGGCAAGGAGCgggaagaggcagaggaacGAGAGGCAGCAGACGAGTATGAGAGCTGGTTCCGCAACACAGGGCTGGGACAGCTGTACCGGGGACTGGGGATGCGGCTGAGTGCGAGTGCGGTCGTGTTTGTGCTGGCACTAGTAGGTGGACGGGACGAGGCGGACTCTGGATGGGCAGAGATATAG